Sequence from the Psilocybe cubensis strain MGC-MH-2018 chromosome 10, whole genome shotgun sequence genome:
TCAACACATATTCACTCTATTAGCTTTAAAATTGGCACGCCTCCAGTACGGAATATTACCTTTTTAAATATCAAATCCAAGTACATATCTCAAGCGGTTGAAGCAGAGGAGCGTTTCAGCGACAACAAGTTCCCCAAATCAGAGAAATTCAAATCCTTTCGCCGCACGTAGTCATAGTGGCGATTCAAGGACAGACAGCAAACCATCAGAATAATTAGTTATGACGTCGATGATCTAAAAATAATTCTTctattgttttttttgaaGCGCGTGATGGTGATCTGATTACATAGGCGTGGGAACCATCCTCGATGCGGCCAAAAGACAATAAGGAGGGCTGGACGACATTCAATAAGAACAATAGCTATGGCTGGACAGAGCATTCCCCTCCTTTCTTCGACCTACTATGACTGGATAACGCACATTCGAATCTCAGAGGATGTCCTACGCGAAGAGGCCCATAACTTGACTTAAAAGCGAATCTAGGAGGATGGTCATGGAGCTCTGGGCGTTTTAGAGTTGAAAGGGACGGGTACGGGCATATGGTGCGTTAGATAGGCAACATTTACTTGTTCTACTCTCAAGGGCTTTCTTGAAACAGGCTTTGGAAGCTTTGCCACTTGAATTGGGTTTCAAGCTAATTCGTTATCTTCCATCGACTGGGCCTCTTCACCATACTATCTACCGAAAATCAATTCATTTCCACCACCTATTTCTCTCAATGTCATTTCATCTGTTATCATAGCATACTTTTGCGATGCGCCTTTTGGATTTGGCCTTGTTCTCATTCCAGAAACCGCAACTTCCCCAGGACTAGAATTCACTTCACGTGATGATATCCACACTAGCTGGACATCCGCATTTGGGCGTTCCTTTGTGATACCCCGCTTCATACACCGTGTTCCTATGATTCGCGCCGCCGAACGACACATTCTCCCACCATCGCGCTCCGTCCGTGCTATTTCGGCCCCCTTGCTTGACATCGTGACGCTATGGAACAAAGCAACGTCCGAAAAGGGATGTCGCTTTTGCTTATGTGAGATGGCTCTTTTGGGTGAAGGGACAAGGTCACATCCATACTGGGACAAGAAAATGTGAAGCTTCGAAGGGACTCTCAGGACAAGGAACAACCCAAACGCGTACAGGGAGGGATGTCGAGAGCAATTGCTCTTATACTGGACGAGGTGTCATTTTTTATCACCGCCTCCAGTTGATCTACCTTCGTGTACTCGAACGTTGTCGTCTCGGGCGCCCCTCCGCACACACTCCCCGACAGCGATACCACCCCATCTGTAGATCAGTATGACTTACCCAAACGGCATCTTTTCCGCCTTCGCCTTTATTGGCTTCCTCATGTGCAGCATTCCCCTCCCATGGCATCTAGAAGGTACACACTCTTCTTCAATCTACTTTCGACGATCACATTACTTATATCCATCGTTTTATTAGCCTGGAACACAGGAACCTGTCTGTACATGGTGTGGACTGGTCTGTCTTGCCTCAACCAGTTTGTCAACTCCGTCGTATGGAATGACAACGCAATCAATTGGTCTCCAACTTGGTGTGATATCTGTAAGTCCTCGAGGATTTTGTTTATCTTCGAATTGCTTATCACTGTGTATTGTAGCATCGCGGTTCATCGTCGGCAGCGCCGTCGCCATTCCCGCAGCATCGTTGTGCATCAATCGTCGCTTGTATCACATCTCTTCAGTGAGGTCTGTGACTATCTCTAAGGCTGAGAAACGCCGCGACGTCATGGTCGATCTTTCCATCGGCCTCGGTATCCCTCTGGTAGAGATGATTCTCCGTATGTTGTTTTACCTGTTCTCTATCGATTTGTTTCTAATCGACTCTACAGAATATATCGTTCAGGGTCATCGATTCAATATCTACGAAAACGTTGGTTGCTACCCCTTCACATACAACACTTGGCCTGCCTACGTTCTTGTCTACTGCCCACCCATTGTGATTGGCATCATTTCCGGTATCTATGCCATCCTCAGCATCATTCAATTCAACAAAAGCCGATCCCAGTTCAACGACCTTCTCTCTGGCCACAGCAACCTGACCTCCAGCCGATACGTTCGTCTGATGTGTCTCGCCGGTGTCGAAGTTCTTTGCACTGTCCCCATCGGTGTATATGCTCTTTCTCTCAACATCAGAACTGGCATCCAACCATGGATCAGCTGGGCCGACACTCACTACGCCTTCTCTCGCGTCGATCAATTTCCCGCTGTCCTCTGGCGCTCTACCTCGGTCGGCGAGTCCTCGCTCGAGCTCTCTCGCtggctcgtcgtcgtctgtgctatcgtcttcttcgccttctttgGATTCGCCGACGAGGCTAAGAAGAACTACCGCTCCTACATGCAGTCTGTCGCCAAGCGCGTCGGTATCTCCACCGGCTCAtttggcagcagcagcggcgcTTTCAGCTCGACCGGCTCGAAATCGAAAGTCATGGGTTCCAATGGCAAAGTCCGCCCTGTGCTCCCTACTTTTGTCCACCAGGACTTCCTCCGCCGCCACGACTCGATCGACTCATTCACAGACGTCTCATCAGCCTCGCTGCGCGACGTCAGCGGCCACCTCAACGAGAAGGGCGACCCGGAGAAACAGGAGGAATTCAACCCTACCCTTTCCTATAGCGGCCTCACTCTCTCTGATGTCGGCGGAACACTCAACGACTGCTCCGCACCACCCTACTCTCCCGCTCCTTCTCTAGGCGCATCGTCCTCTGCATCCTCATTGACTGTGCCTGAGCCCGCACGCACTCGCTCCAATTCCAACGCCTCCACACCGTCTTCGCAGGTGCCCATCCTCTCagattcaaaatcaaaatcgaaTACACCAGATATCGTCTGAGATGGATTCATGTGCCCTGCTTTATTCGTTCTTTCATACCCCACTGTATCATTATTAGTTAACTCTCAACACCCACTGTAGCTATAGCGTCTtatctttctctctctttttcttggttaTTCTCCTCGCATTGAAAACCCTACTCCATATTTACAGGCTCGTTCGCATTTTAGTAATAGCGAGGTTCATAGATGTACACTCTTATAGAAGAGTTTACACCCACAAAATCAAACCACAGTTTAACCATCTATGTTTTGGCGTGAACATCATTAAGCCTTGGAACAATTGGATTAAAATAGACTTGGCCATTGACTGTTCTATTGTTGGTCGTTGAACTTTGTGGGTGACCCAGTTGTTTGGAGAGGCGGTATGGGTGCCATTATACCATTGTGCGATAGCCATTTGCTGGAAGTTGAAAGATTCGGATTTTCCTGATTTGTGTACTGCTTGGTACCGTCTTCCATGTTTGTATCCCGGGTCACACTACACTTTGACCTACATCGCTATTGTAGTGCCACTTTCAGTCCTGATAGCATAATAGGCCAGCTTCGATACACATATTCAGATGGAAAGGTATACTATTTTCTTCCAATCCTTGCGTAGGTATTATTGTGTTGTTTCCATGTTCATAAGAGGAAATTGAATCCCAACAGAACTTGCAGAGTGGCGAGTCAAGCACGGAAAGGGTCGAGTGCCCACAACCACTCGATCATTCTCCAATCACCTTCTCTATGATCTAAATCCAATTGTCAtgtatattatattattccAGGATGCTCGATTATGAATGTGCCATTCCATTTTAATTGTTGGATGGTTCGTAGAACGTTCGAGGACGTGCTATCCATAGCTGAGTACATTCGAGTCATGGACAGAGGTGGAAATGTGTCTGACTCGTACAAGAATTTTGTGACAATTCAACAGAGGAAATTTGAAGTACAATCAATGGTTTAAATTTGTGATAATATGACGATTTTTAATGATACAATTTGAATAATTTAATCAGCCTCAGAGGTCGGAACGATGTGTGAGATGAGAGGCAGAAGAAGCATGGGAGAAATCGAGTCGCCCACAAGAACCAATAAGAACGAATGTGGTATAGTGCTTAGGCACGTATTTGAAGAATAATTAAAGATGCAGATGGTATCTGAGTTGAAGACTTCGTGATTATTGATAGCTGACCTTTCATGTACAACATAAGCGCCCATGATCAAGTAGTTCCATAGCGTAAATAAACGTACCGAGTTACAGAGACTATATTTGCGGCTCTATGCGACTGTGCAGAAGCCAGCGAAGCCAATTCGAGTGTCGGCGCTCGTCAACTCTTTCATCGAGTCGTCTGATTTGTTCCTGTCCACGGTCGGTATGGTAAACGGTGGGGAGGTATATTCTTTGAATACGTCCATTTCACGGGAGGTAAAAGCTGATTTGAGATTAAATTTTAGATTGGTTTACAGGAAGGTTTGCAGGAAATGAGGGGAAATTACAGCATATGTCGATTGAGATTATACCGTTCAAATAGCTCATCCTTTTCCCGATGTGGGTTTTGGACAGGCCTATGCGACAGGATAGCAATTCTGGCGCTAATTGTTTCATCGAGCGGTTATTTCGATGACTGGTTAGAGCAGAGTGGCGACCAACAATCCGATATGGGTGGTTTACCCTTCACGTCTACCTGTCTTAGCCGCCGGACAAAAAACACATACAGGTATTTGGAATGCAGGGCCAATGTCGGTATGCGTTGCAAGTGCCGCTGCCCAAGAACTAGTTCTCTGGAGAGCTGGGCCTTCATTACGTTGTTCCGAACGATGCCCATGCTTGACATTCAAGTTAAAGCCAACTGGGTTAGCCTCAGGCAGGCTCCCCAGACCTAGTCGAGCAGAGGAACGGCATTTATCATGAAGTTTTCCGTCGTGATCGTGATCATGTCGCCAAAAATATGTCTTATATTACAAAATATTTACAAGTACATTCAAAGGTCTGGATAATAAGAACGAATGAGGGATCCTACTGACTGGAATGAACGAAAGACAACACGGTCTCATGTGGAGGTTGACAGTTGTTAAGTTACAGGGTTTTCTTGAATGCTGAAGTAAATAGAGACGAAATATTCTATTATGCTCTATTCGATGAATAAATCGTCAGCATCAAAGTATTTCATCCTTAACTCGAGGCAGCTCTCACCCTGTGAAAGAGTTCCAGAGTATGACATAGTAATCGACTAGGCGATTACACAAAACCATGTTGGTCCACCTCCACTAGCTTTTATTCGGACCTCGTAGTCGGCAAAAGCCTGCCCCTCTTCCTCATGATTGGTTGAGAATTGGGGGGATATATCAGAGGGTGAGAAGGAAGTGAATGTATCCATGTTGGAGAATTCGTAGATGTTCGAATTTATTTGAATGTAAGGTTGTGGGTATATTGAGTCTGTGAAGAAAAACAACACCACTTTATGAAGTTCATGAGTACAATTACTGCTTTTAAATTGATTTGCCGAGCTATTATAATTGTCCTGTCGTCGCGCAATCGAACCCGATACACTGTTTCCAAGCTAATTTTTGACTATTGTAATGAGTATTTCATTATATTTGAGGCCATAGTTTTATTATCGTCGTTTTTCCAAAGTAAGAAATGACCACAGCTATCTAATTGAGCAGAGAGTAGGCCCGTGCAAGGTCCAAGCGAGATGCACCAGGATTACATATGAGCTTTCCTAACACGGCTGAATCCTGGGATTTATCCCAGCTTTAATAACATTCCTACTAGGTAAGTTTAATTCCATAAACAGAACATAATCCGATCGCAAACGGACGCGCCAAGTACGCGCCGCAGGCTATTTGCTTTATCACGTGGTGGGAATTTCAGTTGGTTCACGATATGGACCAAGCCTAACTTCATCTTTATCCCTTCAACGTTCTTCAACGTCCAACGATCGAGAAACGCATGAATCTCCTTCAGTGTCTGCAGCTTTAgcttgaaaaaaatttaCCATGATGTTTTTGAGCTTTATGAACGCTCTAGCCTGGTATTATCATCTGTTAAATATAAATATCTACGAATGTCACCGTCAAATTGATCACAAAGTTGTCTTCAACTCTGGCAACACTGACTATCATTCCCGAGTTACAGTTTTCTAAGAAAGTGTTACCCTGGAGAAAAGACTGCTGGATAATTGGATAACCTCACTCTGAGGTGCGACAGAAGTAAATGATTCCAGATCAATTTCATAAAGTTGTGTTACAGGTGATATATACACTACTGTACATAAGATTCTGTGGGTAATGCGGTATCGATGTGTTGGATATTGGTATTGATATAAGTCTGGTATGATGATagaagacgaaaaaaaaaagatgagagAAACTGAGAGGATGTACGAAATGAGCGAAGTTGAGTGTGTTGGATGAAGGGACGCTAGTTGAATATAAAGCGATGCAGAAAGATAATGCGTTACTGATAGCTTGGTGAGAACAGACGTTTTATAACGCCTGGTAGGCTCGGCATCGCGTGTAAATGAGTGTAGAAGTCGTCCGCGTGAGAAGGGCAGAAGATGATGGATGATATGTTGCGCAGAGAGGAATGGCCGATGTCGTTGGTAAATGAACTTGAGAGAGGACATTTGACTGAGGGCGAATGATGGTGACAGGCGCAATGAGATGTGTGGAAAGTAGAGAGTAGCGGTAACGAGTGAGGGGAGGAAAGGTCGGAATGTGTAGAcagagggagggaggggagtaTGCGAGCTAATGCCAGCGAATAACTGAATGATAAATACGAGCGAAACCACCGGTTCTAGAAACGATAGAATGGAACATTATGAGCCCATAATCTTAGAGGAAATAAACACAGAAACTCACGAGATGATGGGAGGTATCGCAGGCAAAGGCGACCTTGCCTTGGTAGACGACTTAGGCAATGACGCAGAATCCAGCAAAGCCAACACGAGTGTCAGAGTTCACTAGATCCTCCATGCAGTCATCAGGCTCAGCTCTTTCATCTGAGTCTAAGAAGGATGGGCGGGACACCGACGCAGAGTCGTTCTGGTCTTGATGACCGGCGCCGGTCTCAAGAAACTCGAAGGTGAAGTTTGTGAATGAGTCCATTGTAGCGGGTAGTATAAAGGATGTCGCTTGATAACGAAGAGTATGAGGTATCTCTGGGAGGAGAAGGCAAAGGTCGCTCAGAAGAACGGAGAGGTAAAGTGCAGAGATTCTTCGTTACGGAAATGTCCCCTGAACTTTTACTTTTAATAAGTTGACCGTGGGAGTTCTCATTGATGGATAAATTTGGAGAACAATCTGGGAACAATCAGCATTGTATTAGATTTGTTCTTCTGACTCGATTATAATACCAAGATAATACATATCGGTCCCTCCCAGTTTCCGATCTATGGAGGTTTACGTTCACCCTTGCAGAGCATTCCTTGGGGATTTAGATTCTGAAGTCCAGACCGATTTCCGTCAATGGTCCACCATGGGCGGTCGGCTATCGTCATCCAATAAACACCCGCGTTACGTACAATAATGCATTCAATATATTTTTTAAGGTTTGGCGTTGAAATATAACCAAATATAACAATGTATTCAGGCTCATTGTTCTTAAGTCACGTATCTGTGACCTCGATAATTTTTGTGGTAATATAAGTATTACCTGCCATGGGCAGGTATTCTGGAATAACATAATTATTTCATATAATCTAGTACACAGTAGTAGACACAAGTATTGCGACGAAGCCGCATTTTCGAGTAAATGATTGCAGCCATTGCTGCCACAATATAGTGTTATACAGCTGTTCGAACCCGCGGGAGTCACGAGTGTTCGAGATGATGTGGAAGATACCAGATTACGTAACATTTTCATCATCGTTTCCAAATGCCCATTGTTCAAATCTACATTGTTTACCCTGAGAGCCAATCCGACATTCCAATGATACAAAGAGCTCTTCATAGAGGGCATATGCCTTTTTCTTAACCCCACAGTACGTTACTGACTCTCATATGGACCCAACATACCCGATCTTCACCACCTGTGCTTTCATCGGATGCCTCCTGGTCCTCATCCCACTGCCATGGCATCTACAAGCTCTGAACGCTGGGACGTGTCTTTTCATGATATGGACAGCAATTGCATGCCTTAACCAGTTTGTCAACTCGA
This genomic interval carries:
- a CDS encoding Pheromone B alpha 3 receptor, which translates into the protein MCSIPLPWHLEAWNTGTCLYMVWTGLSCLNQFVNSVVWNDNAINWSPTWCDISSRFIVGSAVAIPAASLCINRRLYHISSVRSVTISKAEKRRDVMVDLSIGLGIPLVEMILQYIVQGHRFNIYENVGCYPFTYNTWPAYVLVYCPPIVIGIISGIYAILSIIQFNKSRSQFNDLLSGHSNLTSSRYVRLMCLAGVEVLCTVPIGVYALSLNIRTGIQPWISWADTHYAFSRVDQFPAVLWRSTSVGESSLELSRWLVVVCAIVFFAFFGFADEAKKNYRSYMQSVAKRVGISTGSFGSSSGAFSSTGSKSKVMGSNGKVRPVLPTFVHQDFLRRHDSIDSFTDVSSASLRDVSGHLNEKGDPEKQEEFNPTLSYSGLTLSDVGGTLNDCSAPPYSPAPSLGASSSASSLTVPEPARTRSNSNASTPSSQVPILSDSKSKSNTPDIV